In a genomic window of Streptomyces sp. NBC_01231:
- a CDS encoding PDR/VanB family oxidoreductase, translating into MDISTPVTRPPDLYGRPRSDSFMRKLAAFSDNAVTALARRSTPPRRPPATEMPVLRELVVATKHQEAEDVVSLRLAAPDGGTLPPWQPGAHIELHLPSGRKRQYSLCGDPADRYRYRIAVRRVADGGGGSAEAHDVLGEGMRVAVTGPRNAFPFAAEACVLLIAGGIGITPILPMAREAARRGLDWRLVHTGRSRGSMPFAAELAELAAAAAGRVSIRPDDESGVPEAAELLSLSPAAGAVYCCGPAPMIDGVRRAFGDSRASALHFERFAPAPITDGRPFELQLGDTGRVLPVPYNRSALDVLHESLPDLPFSCRQGFCGTCRVRVAHGHVDHRDRRLTATERTAGAMLPCVSRAPEGERLVLDV; encoded by the coding sequence ATGGACATCAGCACACCCGTCACTCGGCCGCCGGATCTGTACGGCAGGCCGCGCAGCGACTCCTTCATGCGGAAGCTGGCGGCGTTCAGCGACAACGCGGTCACGGCCCTCGCGCGGCGCAGCACTCCTCCCAGGCGCCCGCCGGCCACCGAGATGCCCGTGCTCCGGGAACTGGTGGTCGCCACCAAGCACCAAGAGGCCGAGGATGTCGTCTCCCTGCGGCTGGCAGCACCCGACGGGGGAACACTCCCGCCCTGGCAACCCGGCGCCCACATCGAACTGCACCTGCCCTCCGGCCGCAAGCGGCAGTACTCGCTGTGCGGCGACCCTGCCGACCGGTACCGGTACCGCATCGCGGTGCGCCGTGTCGCCGACGGCGGAGGCGGTTCGGCCGAGGCGCACGACGTCCTCGGAGAGGGTATGCGGGTCGCCGTCACCGGGCCCCGGAACGCCTTCCCCTTCGCCGCCGAGGCATGCGTCCTGCTCATCGCGGGCGGCATCGGAATCACCCCGATCCTGCCGATGGCTCGGGAAGCCGCCCGACGCGGGCTGGACTGGAGGCTCGTGCACACCGGCCGCAGCCGCGGCTCGATGCCCTTCGCGGCAGAGCTGGCCGAACTGGCGGCCGCAGCCGCTGGCCGGGTCTCCATCCGTCCTGACGACGAGTCCGGCGTGCCCGAAGCAGCCGAACTGTTGAGCTTGAGCCCTGCGGCGGGTGCGGTGTACTGCTGCGGGCCCGCGCCCATGATCGACGGCGTTCGACGCGCATTCGGTGACAGCCGCGCGTCAGCCCTGCACTTCGAGCGTTTCGCCCCGGCCCCGATCACGGACGGCCGTCCCTTCGAACTTCAGCTGGGCGACACCGGACGGGTTCTGCCGGTGCCGTACAACCGCTCCGCCCTGGATGTTCTCCACGAGTCCCTGCCGGACCTGCCGTTCTCCTGCCGCCAGGGGTTTTGCGGCACCTGCCGGGTACGGGTGGCCCATGGCCATGTCGATCACCGAGACCGTCGGCTCACCGCCACCGAACGTACGGCCGGCGCCATGCTTCCCTGCGTCTCGCGTGCACCGGAAGGAGAGCGGTTGGTGCTGGATGTGTGA
- a CDS encoding metal-dependent hydrolase: MFRAAHAHPEHPSEPIDHHDLVLQPRDVTFDWGTTPLHWLPGEPFATHTFDVLHLMLPELERWFVRTFEQALPLITDERLREDVRGFIGQEAMHAEAHQEVLEHLLAKGLDPAPYTRQSEWIFRRVLGDRPELRPAATHAHLLQRLALISAFEHFTAYMGHWILSNGHLDQAGADPAMLDLFRWHGAEEVEHRSVAFDLLVHLDPRYRRRVGGMLVTAPVLTRLWIRGVRFLMSADPLLDDRVKVRFRDYLAAARKDLLPRPGAFARSVLRYFRPGYHPTQEGSTQQAVAYLAASPAARAAAR, encoded by the coding sequence ATGTTCCGAGCCGCACATGCCCACCCGGAGCATCCATCCGAGCCCATCGACCACCACGACCTGGTGCTGCAGCCCCGGGACGTCACCTTCGACTGGGGCACCACCCCGCTGCACTGGCTGCCGGGTGAGCCCTTCGCGACCCACACCTTCGATGTGCTCCACCTCATGCTCCCCGAGCTCGAACGCTGGTTCGTGCGCACCTTCGAGCAGGCGCTGCCACTGATCACCGATGAGCGGCTGCGCGAGGACGTACGCGGCTTCATCGGCCAGGAAGCGATGCACGCCGAGGCGCACCAGGAGGTCCTGGAGCACCTGCTCGCCAAGGGGCTGGACCCGGCTCCGTACACCCGGCAGTCCGAATGGATCTTCCGAAGGGTGCTCGGAGACCGGCCGGAGCTGAGGCCGGCCGCCACTCACGCGCACCTCCTCCAACGGCTCGCCCTCATCTCGGCCTTCGAGCACTTCACCGCGTACATGGGGCACTGGATTCTCAGCAACGGGCACCTGGACCAGGCCGGCGCGGACCCCGCGATGCTCGATCTGTTCCGCTGGCACGGCGCGGAGGAGGTCGAACACCGTTCCGTCGCGTTCGACCTGCTGGTGCACCTCGATCCCCGGTACCGGCGCCGAGTGGGCGGCATGCTCGTCACCGCACCGGTGCTGACCCGGCTGTGGATCCGCGGAGTCCGCTTCCTGATGAGCGCCGACCCCCTGCTCGACGATCGGGTCAAGGTCCGCTTCCGCGACTACCTGGCCGCGGCCCGCAAGGACCTGTTGCCCCGGCCGGGCGCGTTCGCCCGCTCGGTGCTGCGCTACTTCCGCCCCGGCTACCACCCGACCCAGGAGGGCTCGACCCAGCAGGCGGTCGCCTACCTGGCGGCGTCCCCCGCTGCCCGAGCGGCTGCCCGATGA
- a CDS encoding alpha/beta fold hydrolase, translating into MTGPAARRIAVDGVDGVELAACQWGASAAPPVVLVHGYPDTSAVWRPVAERLADRFHVTAFDVRGAGASDRPRGLRAYRMSRLEADLEAVLDAVSPDRPVHLVGHDWGSIHSWESVTGTRLAGRIASFTSISGPCLDHVGHLIRARLRPRHPDLPKMLRQAARSWYIAYFHFPLLPALTWRALGHRWRAFLTGSQGVPGHTPYPAPTLARDAMSGTALYRANMLPRLLRPRDRPTTVPVQLIIPTRDFCVTPVLSYGVEHWTRRIQRRPIDAGHWVQLSHPEDVASRIAEFAHLVEDGSHPTHTPGHTAHPI; encoded by the coding sequence GACCGGCCCGGCCGCCCGCCGAATCGCCGTGGACGGCGTGGACGGCGTGGAGTTGGCCGCCTGCCAATGGGGAGCGTCCGCGGCTCCTCCGGTGGTGCTGGTCCACGGCTATCCGGACACCAGCGCCGTGTGGCGCCCGGTCGCCGAGCGCCTGGCCGACCGCTTCCACGTCACCGCCTTCGACGTGCGGGGAGCCGGTGCCTCCGACCGGCCCAGGGGTCTGCGCGCCTACCGGATGTCCCGCCTGGAAGCCGACCTGGAGGCGGTTCTCGACGCTGTGAGCCCCGACCGCCCGGTGCACCTGGTCGGGCACGACTGGGGATCGATCCACTCCTGGGAGTCGGTCACCGGCACCCGTCTGGCCGGGCGGATCGCCTCGTTCACCTCCATCTCCGGTCCCTGCCTGGACCACGTCGGCCACTTGATCCGGGCCCGCCTCCGGCCGCGGCATCCGGATCTGCCGAAGATGCTGCGGCAGGCCGCACGGTCCTGGTACATCGCCTACTTCCATTTCCCGCTCCTGCCCGCCCTGACCTGGCGAGCACTGGGACACCGCTGGCGCGCCTTCCTCACCGGCTCCCAAGGTGTGCCCGGGCACACCCCCTACCCCGCGCCGACGCTGGCCCGCGACGCCATGTCCGGCACCGCGCTGTACCGCGCCAACATGCTGCCCCGCCTGCTGCGCCCCCGGGACCGGCCGACCACCGTCCCGGTTCAACTCATCATCCCCACCCGCGACTTCTGCGTCACCCCGGTGCTGTCGTACGGAGTGGAGCACTGGACGCGCCGGATACAACGACGCCCGATCGACGCCGGGCACTGGGTACAGCTCAGCCACCCCGAGGACGTCGCGTCCCGGATCGCGGAATTCGCCCACCTCGTCGAAGACGGCTCCCACCCCACTCACACTCCGGGCCACACCGCGCACCCCATCTGA